In Pirellulales bacterium, a single genomic region encodes these proteins:
- a CDS encoding metallophosphoesterase: MVAKPDYIETVVATLGRATEANQNTPGREGNVITITREMADDVMITADLHGHRRNFNAIKKTADLERRPRRHLILQEVCHGGPAYPSNGGCMSHTMLEDVAKLKAAYPDRVHFLLSNHELAEMTDYPIIKGKKMLNLLFRLGIQEMYGAAAERVREAYNDFIRSCPLAVRLPGDVFVCHSLPERSDQRSFDRSIFSRPLEAADLIEHGDVFDLLWGRDYRVENARAFAKMVGAKVFIHGHEPCPEGYSAPNDLQIILDCCGDPACYLTVPTDRQLGHAELVSRIERLK; encoded by the coding sequence ATGGTCGCCAAGCCTGATTACATCGAGACCGTCGTCGCCACGCTTGGCCGGGCGACGGAAGCCAACCAGAATACGCCCGGCCGCGAAGGCAATGTGATCACCATCACGCGCGAGATGGCCGACGACGTGATGATCACCGCCGACCTGCACGGCCACCGTCGGAACTTCAACGCCATCAAGAAAACCGCCGACTTGGAGCGCCGGCCGCGGCGGCACCTGATCTTGCAGGAAGTCTGCCACGGCGGGCCGGCGTATCCGTCGAACGGCGGCTGCATGTCGCACACCATGCTCGAAGACGTGGCCAAGCTCAAAGCGGCTTATCCCGACCGCGTCCATTTTCTGTTGAGCAACCATGAGCTGGCCGAGATGACCGACTACCCGATCATCAAAGGCAAGAAGATGCTGAACCTGCTCTTTCGCCTGGGCATTCAGGAGATGTACGGCGCGGCCGCGGAACGGGTGCGCGAAGCCTACAACGACTTTATCCGCAGTTGTCCGCTGGCGGTCCGGCTGCCGGGCGACGTGTTCGTATGCCACAGCCTGCCCGAGCGGAGCGACCAGCGCTCGTTCGACCGGTCGATCTTTTCGCGACCGTTGGAGGCCGCCGACCTCATCGAGCACGGCGATGTGTTCGACTTGCTCTGGGGCCGCGACTATCGCGTCGAAAACGCGCGGGCGTTTGCCAAGATGGTGGGAGCAAAAGTCTTCATCCACGGTCACGAACCGTGCCCTGAAGGTTACAGCGCGCCGAACGATCTGCAGATCATTCTCGACTGTTGCGGCGACCCGGCCTGCTATTTGACGGTGCCGACCGACCGCCAACTCGGTCACGCGGAGCTCGTGTCGCGGATCGAGCGGCTGAAATAG
- a CDS encoding DUF58 domain-containing protein: MPFLNHPFIAVVVGLTLLLLVRWLHVNYGERPRLFWAWAWLPLAAGAALTASAIVSLAVSSEGVLGYFVRLSVVLDALGGFAYWLRVYPHRPLVYLAAVPAALSMLLLLPRVSHDATAWYPLALLDGLVALVAAVDLFSLPRRKSFSIDRETVRAASLGQPHPVTLVVSNYSRFARFVWVRDGVPHELEAQPPEFRLPLAARSRVVLNYQAHSRRRGAFTVPSAHLRVRSRWGLWQRFLDYDVTSVIHVYPDMKQVSEYALLARTNRLSLLGVRRTRKIGQDNEFERLRDYTPDDNYKHIDWRSTARRQKLTVKDFQANQSQRLVFMLDCGRMMTNLTGELSLLDRALNAMLMLSYVALAHGDSVGLLTFSDEIHNYVPPSGGMHQMNRLLHASFDRFPRLVESRYDQAFLYLAAHCRKRSLVVLISNLIDEVNANQVGRYLGNLSGRHLPLGVLLRDHRLFDPAEAEAPQGEALFQAAVASDILNWRNQVLADLDAKGVLSLDVYPENLTTPLINSYLEIKARHLL, from the coding sequence ATGCCTTTCCTAAACCATCCCTTTATCGCCGTCGTCGTCGGGTTGACTCTGCTCCTGTTGGTGCGCTGGTTGCACGTCAACTACGGCGAGCGGCCGCGGCTGTTCTGGGCGTGGGCATGGTTGCCGCTGGCAGCGGGGGCGGCGCTGACTGCCTCGGCAATCGTCTCGCTGGCCGTCTCCAGCGAAGGCGTGCTCGGTTACTTCGTCCGGTTGTCGGTGGTGCTGGACGCGCTGGGAGGGTTCGCCTACTGGCTGCGCGTCTATCCGCACCGGCCGCTCGTCTATCTGGCCGCCGTTCCGGCTGCTCTGTCGATGCTGCTTCTCTTGCCGCGCGTCTCGCATGACGCGACGGCCTGGTATCCGCTGGCCCTGCTCGACGGGCTTGTGGCGCTGGTCGCGGCCGTCGACCTCTTCAGCCTGCCCCGGCGGAAGTCGTTTTCGATCGATCGCGAAACGGTACGGGCGGCCTCGTTGGGCCAGCCGCATCCCGTGACGCTGGTTGTGTCGAACTATTCGCGCTTCGCCCGATTTGTCTGGGTGCGCGACGGCGTGCCGCACGAACTGGAGGCCCAGCCGCCCGAGTTTCGCTTGCCGCTGGCGGCGCGAAGCCGGGTCGTGCTCAATTACCAGGCGCACAGCCGCCGCCGCGGCGCGTTTACGGTTCCGTCGGCGCACCTGCGCGTGCGCAGCCGGTGGGGCCTGTGGCAGCGGTTCCTGGACTATGACGTGACCAGCGTCATCCACGTCTATCCCGATATGAAGCAGGTTTCGGAATATGCCCTGCTGGCCCGCACCAACCGCCTCAGCCTGCTGGGTGTGCGGCGGACGCGAAAGATCGGCCAGGACAACGAGTTCGAACGGCTTCGCGACTACACGCCCGACGACAACTACAAGCACATCGATTGGAGGAGCACCGCCCGCAGGCAGAAGCTGACCGTCAAGGATTTTCAGGCCAATCAAAGCCAGCGATTGGTGTTCATGCTCGACTGCGGCCGCATGATGACGAACCTGACGGGCGAGCTGAGCCTGCTGGACCGCGCCCTGAACGCCATGCTGATGCTGAGCTACGTGGCGCTGGCCCACGGCGACTCGGTCGGGCTGCTGACGTTTTCCGACGAGATTCACAACTACGTTCCGCCATCGGGCGGCATGCACCAGATGAACCGGCTGCTGCACGCCAGCTTCGACCGGTTTCCGCGGCTGGTCGAATCTCGCTACGATCAGGCGTTCTTGTATCTGGCCGCGCACTGCCGCAAGCGGTCGCTGGTGGTCTTGATCAGCAACCTGATCGACGAGGTCAACGCCAACCAGGTGGGCCGCTACTTGGGGAATCTTTCCGGGCGGCACTTGCCGTTGGGGGTGCTGTTGCGGGACCACCGGCTGTTCGACCCGGCGGAAGCGGAGGCGCCCCAAGGCGAGGCGCTCTTTCAAGCGGCGGTGGCGTCCGATATTCTGAATTGGCGGAACCAGGTGCTGGCCGACCTGGACGCCAAGGGCGTGCTCTCGCTCGACGTGTATCCAGAGAATTTGACAACTCCCTTGATTAACAGTTACCTGGAGATCAAGGCCAGGCACTTGTTATAG